One genomic segment of Burkholderia multivorans ATCC BAA-247 includes these proteins:
- a CDS encoding sensor domain-containing diguanylate cyclase: protein MAVRARLLHSVLATPPSGNHCVTDALRPSMLVTLFEDVRPMALSGLASGFVAAVALLRLHELWCALWLVLDVGLLAARLAIARAYVVERNAGRDRAEYWAMRYAPVSLLACFVLGLGAMGCVDAADVELGTLAVMIAGGVFGGIASRNSALPRLAMTQVTLGVLPIGVGALLAERPGAWLLVPPLAIYLAAMRTVVQRHYRVLVALIAARQRNAELVARFDAALTYMPHGLCMIDGDSRVIVANRRTAHLFGSPRDIMLDTPLPDVVAALGTDAAQPDAAVLAARCADWLAHDAAPFDITLASGRQLELTRHRVPDGNAVIIVEDVTARRLTEQHIRHLARHDALTGLPNRHELHAELERMLSRPRRPDTAVAVMYLDLDGFKAINDRFGHQAGDELLTQVAERLGRTLRDGTLAARIGGDEFVVAVDDTTMDACSRVAAQLIAQISAPYTLSIGETVRFGISIGIALDDGHGTPDELIRQADSALYDAKSAGKGRYRFYSSGSRPVAPAAAN from the coding sequence ATGGCAGTCAGGGCACGTCTCCTGCACTCCGTTCTCGCCACTCCCCCGTCCGGCAACCACTGCGTGACGGACGCGCTGCGTCCGTCGATGCTCGTCACGTTGTTCGAGGACGTGCGGCCGATGGCGCTGTCCGGCCTCGCAAGCGGCTTCGTCGCGGCCGTTGCGCTGCTTCGTCTGCATGAACTCTGGTGTGCGCTCTGGCTCGTCCTCGACGTCGGGCTGCTCGCCGCGCGGCTCGCGATCGCGCGCGCTTACGTGGTCGAGCGCAACGCCGGCCGCGATCGCGCCGAATACTGGGCGATGCGCTACGCGCCCGTGTCGCTGCTCGCCTGCTTCGTGCTCGGCCTCGGCGCGATGGGCTGCGTCGATGCGGCCGACGTCGAGCTCGGCACGCTCGCGGTGATGATCGCGGGCGGCGTGTTCGGCGGCATCGCGTCGCGCAATTCGGCGCTGCCGCGCCTCGCGATGACGCAGGTCACGCTCGGCGTGCTGCCGATCGGCGTCGGCGCGCTGCTCGCCGAGCGGCCGGGTGCGTGGCTGCTGGTGCCGCCGCTCGCGATCTATCTGGCCGCGATGCGCACCGTCGTGCAACGCCACTACCGCGTGCTCGTCGCGCTGATCGCGGCCCGCCAGCGCAATGCGGAGCTCGTCGCGCGCTTCGACGCCGCGCTCACCTACATGCCGCACGGCCTCTGCATGATCGACGGCGACAGCCGCGTGATCGTCGCGAACCGGCGCACCGCGCATCTGTTCGGTTCGCCGCGCGACATCATGCTCGATACGCCGCTGCCGGACGTCGTCGCAGCGCTCGGCACCGACGCTGCGCAGCCGGACGCGGCCGTTCTCGCGGCCCGCTGCGCGGACTGGCTCGCACACGACGCGGCGCCGTTCGACATCACGCTCGCGAGCGGCCGGCAGCTCGAACTGACGCGCCATCGCGTGCCGGACGGCAACGCGGTGATCATCGTCGAGGACGTGACCGCGCGGCGTCTGACCGAACAGCACATCCGCCACCTCGCGCGGCACGATGCGCTGACGGGGCTGCCGAACCGGCACGAGCTGCATGCGGAGCTCGAACGGATGCTGTCGCGGCCGCGCCGGCCCGACACGGCGGTCGCGGTGATGTATCTCGATCTCGACGGCTTCAAGGCGATCAACGACCGCTTCGGCCATCAGGCCGGCGACGAGCTGCTCACGCAGGTCGCCGAACGGCTCGGCCGCACCTTGCGCGACGGCACGCTCGCGGCGCGCATCGGCGGCGACGAGTTCGTCGTGGCCGTCGACGATACGACGATGGACGCGTGCTCGCGCGTCGCCGCGCAGCTCATTGCGCAGATCTCGGCGCCGTACACGCTGTCGATCGGCGAGACGGTCCGCTTCGGCATCAGCATCGGCATCGCGCTCGACGACGGGCACGGCACGCCTGACGAGCTGATCCGCCAGGCCGACAGCGCGCTCTACGACGCGAAGTCTGCCGGCAAGGGCCGCTATCGATTCTATTCGAGCGGCAGCCGGCCCGTCGCGCCGGCCGCCGCAAACTGA
- a CDS encoding ABC transporter substrate-binding protein produces the protein MPYRVRRASRAIVTLAAALVGLTAFAAAAATFDLSPEQRGRPRGVADPAVERAVPASFRFAEPDTLTIGIAPSLPPISTYATDARTVVGFDADVGQLVADTLGRRLKIVALAWADWPLALESGKVDAVIANVTVTEERKQKFDFSTYRKDQLGFYVRNDSAIRAIREPKDVAGLRIVTDAGTNQEKILLAWDRDNVAHGLKPVQVQYYDDHAMRIVAVQSGRADAVFSVNSVLAYQSAQQGKTRLVGAISGGWPRTADIAIATRKGSGLAQPLTAALNTLIANGRYAQILDRWNLASEAIDTSRTNPPGLPKS, from the coding sequence ATGCCATACCGCGTTCGCCGCGCTTCGCGCGCCATCGTCACCCTCGCCGCCGCGCTCGTGGGCCTGACGGCCTTCGCCGCCGCGGCCGCCACGTTCGACCTGAGCCCCGAGCAGCGCGGCCGTCCGCGCGGCGTCGCCGATCCGGCGGTCGAGCGCGCGGTGCCCGCGTCGTTCCGGTTCGCCGAACCCGACACGCTGACGATCGGCATCGCGCCGAGCCTGCCGCCGATCAGTACGTATGCGACGGACGCGCGCACGGTCGTCGGCTTCGATGCGGACGTCGGCCAGCTCGTCGCCGACACGCTCGGACGCCGGCTGAAGATCGTCGCGCTCGCGTGGGCCGACTGGCCGCTCGCGCTCGAATCGGGCAAGGTCGACGCCGTGATCGCGAACGTGACCGTCACCGAGGAACGCAAGCAGAAGTTCGATTTCTCGACGTACCGCAAGGATCAGCTCGGCTTCTACGTGCGCAACGACAGCGCGATCCGGGCGATCCGCGAACCGAAGGACGTCGCCGGGCTGCGCATCGTGACCGACGCCGGCACCAATCAGGAAAAGATCCTGCTCGCGTGGGATCGCGACAACGTCGCGCACGGGCTCAAGCCCGTGCAGGTGCAGTACTACGACGATCACGCGATGCGGATCGTCGCCGTGCAGTCCGGTCGCGCGGACGCGGTCTTCAGCGTGAATTCGGTGCTCGCGTATCAGAGCGCGCAGCAGGGCAAGACGCGGCTCGTCGGTGCGATCAGCGGCGGCTGGCCGCGCACGGCCGACATCGCGATCGCGACGCGCAAGGGCAGCGGGCTCGCGCAGCCGCTGACGGCCGCACTGAATACGCTGATCGCGAACGGCCGCTACGCGCAGATCCTCGATCGCTGGAACCTCGCGTCCGAAGCGATCGACACGTCGCGCACGAATCCGCCCGGCCTGCCGAAGAGCTGA
- a CDS encoding xanthine dehydrogenase family protein molybdopterin-binding subunit, producing the protein MKNHGLSRRGFLKASVLAGVAVYVAPLGSRAFAALFEEKLLTPVKWDSVTGIPRFRIDGMAKVTGSKVFARDVRAADMPHWPQQQSHALILRVTQADRIYEGFDLSRLGDELKPDRVVTADDLARDGVAFPAFYGEDMLLPAGKTPAYLGHAVAILIYHDFARFRFAKNALKFRDDVIRYGAVTGPLERDPWGTFRYVRVGGKTAYDDDVYSSLKDAPIFPSQMRKHQPVWPDGKEHGKLDEQGMFHAGQIAAELEHPSADWLVFDREYSTQSVDTAALEPDNANCWYDAATQSLHLVVASQSPLEVAENAAAMVAKCRFPVKKLFVHPCYTVGYGSKDHCNVPFYGLVCALYADGRPVRFANDRYEQFQTSLKRHAFRMHYRIAVDRNTGLLQSFKGDFEANGGGRSNFSPSVAMVGATAAQSIYYFPKSDLAAVAIASRAIDAGSARGYGTLQSMAATEMAIDEIAAQLNLDPIDFRLRNALRSGMKNTQGAIPAGALRVDEVLERAKQHPLWTRRAARKAEFEAANPGKRYGVGFACVQKDFGTGAEASFAKVEFDENGKVTLHHTAAEIGTGMSTSQAVAVAKWLGRPATDVRVAVTEWPDLPVETSGDPYTMSQADQDRLSANPRWSPSYASPSSATNSAFYFTHSTREAARAVFRYGLWPAAMSIWSRGLGGGQAAPYTVRIEDARWVDGKLTADGLEPLSFEQLAKQAHALGLPTGAVVHVFNRWQWTDADFEIGGTVERLPIDGLSLRIGAPKTGDEHGPVPGTAVPAGATAVRGTLPPTANGYRVLDRKRVFIPPMSRNNAAVTYYTAVGTLVELAVHEATGKVELLTHHSIMECGNQISPQLVSGQLQGGLAMGIGHALHEYLPLYEDGPGNGTWNFNRYQLPRATDVAVWTQTGDVLPPLSETDPPKGVAEVVMIPVVGAIVNGIAHAIGHRFTDLPVTPQKIQEVLA; encoded by the coding sequence ATGAAAAACCACGGCCTGTCACGGCGGGGTTTTCTGAAAGCCAGCGTGCTGGCCGGCGTTGCAGTGTATGTCGCGCCGCTGGGCAGCCGCGCATTCGCGGCGCTCTTCGAAGAAAAACTCCTCACTCCGGTCAAATGGGATAGCGTCACCGGCATCCCCCGATTCCGCATCGACGGCATGGCGAAGGTCACGGGCTCGAAAGTGTTCGCCCGCGACGTGCGTGCCGCCGACATGCCGCACTGGCCGCAGCAGCAGTCGCATGCGCTGATCCTGCGCGTCACGCAGGCGGACCGCATCTACGAAGGATTCGACCTGTCGCGGCTCGGCGACGAACTGAAGCCGGACCGCGTCGTCACCGCCGACGATCTCGCGCGCGACGGCGTCGCATTCCCGGCGTTCTACGGCGAGGACATGCTGCTGCCCGCCGGCAAGACGCCTGCCTATCTCGGCCATGCGGTCGCGATCCTGATCTATCACGACTTCGCGCGCTTCCGCTTCGCGAAGAACGCGCTGAAGTTCCGCGACGACGTGATCCGCTACGGCGCCGTCACGGGGCCGCTCGAGCGCGATCCGTGGGGCACGTTCCGCTACGTGCGCGTGGGCGGCAAGACCGCGTACGACGACGATGTCTATTCGAGCCTGAAGGACGCGCCGATCTTCCCGAGCCAGATGCGCAAGCATCAACCGGTCTGGCCCGACGGCAAGGAACACGGCAAGCTCGACGAGCAGGGGATGTTCCATGCCGGGCAGATCGCGGCGGAGCTCGAGCATCCGTCCGCGGACTGGCTCGTGTTCGATCGCGAGTACAGCACGCAGTCGGTCGATACGGCCGCGCTCGAGCCGGACAACGCGAACTGCTGGTACGACGCCGCGACGCAGTCGCTGCATCTGGTGGTCGCAAGCCAGTCGCCGCTCGAGGTCGCGGAGAACGCGGCCGCGATGGTCGCGAAATGCCGCTTCCCGGTGAAGAAGCTGTTCGTGCATCCGTGCTACACGGTCGGCTACGGATCGAAGGATCACTGCAACGTGCCGTTCTACGGGCTCGTGTGCGCGCTCTATGCGGACGGCCGTCCGGTGCGTTTCGCGAACGACCGCTACGAGCAGTTCCAGACGTCGCTTAAGCGTCACGCGTTCCGCATGCATTACCGGATCGCGGTCGACCGCAATACCGGCTTGCTGCAGTCGTTCAAGGGCGACTTCGAAGCGAACGGCGGCGGGCGCTCGAACTTCTCGCCTTCGGTCGCGATGGTCGGCGCGACGGCCGCGCAGTCGATCTACTACTTCCCGAAAAGCGATCTCGCGGCGGTCGCGATCGCGTCGCGCGCGATCGACGCCGGGTCCGCGCGCGGCTACGGCACGCTGCAAAGCATGGCCGCGACCGAAATGGCAATCGACGAGATCGCCGCGCAGCTGAACCTCGATCCGATTGATTTCCGTCTGCGCAACGCGCTGCGCTCCGGCATGAAGAACACACAGGGCGCGATTCCGGCCGGCGCGTTGCGCGTCGACGAAGTGCTCGAGCGCGCGAAGCAGCACCCGCTGTGGACGCGGCGCGCCGCGCGCAAGGCCGAATTCGAGGCCGCGAATCCCGGCAAGCGCTACGGCGTCGGCTTCGCCTGCGTGCAGAAGGACTTCGGCACCGGCGCCGAAGCATCGTTCGCGAAGGTCGAGTTCGACGAGAACGGCAAGGTCACGCTGCATCACACGGCCGCCGAGATCGGCACCGGGATGTCGACGTCGCAGGCGGTCGCGGTCGCGAAATGGCTCGGCCGCCCGGCGACCGACGTGCGCGTCGCCGTGACGGAATGGCCCGATCTGCCGGTCGAGACGAGCGGCGACCCGTACACGATGTCGCAGGCCGACCAGGATCGCCTGAGCGCGAATCCGCGCTGGTCGCCGAGCTATGCGTCGCCGTCGAGCGCGACGAACTCGGCGTTCTACTTCACGCACAGCACGCGCGAAGCCGCGCGCGCCGTATTCCGCTACGGCCTGTGGCCGGCCGCGATGTCGATCTGGTCGCGCGGCCTCGGCGGCGGTCAGGCCGCGCCGTACACGGTACGCATCGAAGACGCGCGCTGGGTCGACGGCAAGCTGACCGCCGACGGGCTCGAGCCGCTCAGCTTCGAACAGCTTGCGAAGCAGGCGCATGCGCTCGGCCTGCCGACGGGCGCCGTCGTGCACGTGTTCAACCGCTGGCAATGGACCGACGCCGACTTCGAAATCGGCGGCACGGTCGAGCGTTTGCCGATCGACGGGCTGTCGCTGCGCATCGGTGCGCCGAAGACGGGCGACGAGCACGGACCGGTACCGGGCACCGCCGTGCCGGCCGGCGCGACCGCGGTGCGCGGCACGCTGCCGCCGACCGCGAACGGCTATCGCGTGCTCGACCGCAAGCGCGTGTTCATTCCGCCGATGAGCCGCAACAACGCGGCCGTCACGTACTACACGGCGGTCGGTACGCTCGTCGAGCTGGCCGTGCACGAAGCGACCGGCAAGGTCGAGTTGCTCACGCATCACTCGATCATGGAATGCGGCAACCAGATTTCGCCGCAGCTCGTATCGGGCCAGTTGCAGGGCGGCCTCGCGATGGGTATCGGCCACGCGCTGCACGAATATCTGCCGCTCTACGAGGACGGCCCCGGCAACGGCACGTGGAACTTCAACCGCTATCAGCTGCCGCGCGCGACCGACGTCGCCGTATGGACGCAGACGGGCGACGTGCTGCCGCCGCTGTCGGAGACCGATCCGCCGAAGGGCGTCGCCGAAGTCGTGATGATTCCCGTCGTCGGCGCGATCGTGAACGGCATCGCACACGCGATCGGCCATCGTTTCACCGATCTGCCGGTGACCCCGCAAAAGATTCAGGAGGTGCTCGCATGA
- a CDS encoding succinylglutamate desuccinylase/aspartoacylase family protein, with amino-acid sequence MTASSPFRNPIHCEIDLDAPGKQAGYLRLPHSVHRSAYGWLPIPIASIRNGDGPVALVMAGNHGDEYEGQIIVSQLMREIEPDMISGQLILLPMANFPAADAGLRVSPLDNGNLNRSFPGDPAGTPTQMIAHYIEHALLSRAQYLVDLHSGGSSLLYSGGNMLAIDPLDADEAAKLHGLLVAFGLPNALLHGPNPVHSASAARRQGAISIVTELGGAGMADPSLIRLGRHGLLHYLGYIGLLHGKLVPDAPPTVTRFLRVDGDRHFVYAYERGLYEPLVELGDRVTAGQPAAWVHFPDTPLREPVLHRFKGDGEVVCKRVPAQVQRGDCLFQLAEPTDPPSIGR; translated from the coding sequence ATGACCGCCTCCTCCCCGTTCCGCAATCCCATCCACTGCGAAATCGATCTCGACGCGCCCGGCAAGCAGGCCGGCTATCTGCGTCTTCCGCATTCCGTGCATCGCTCGGCATACGGCTGGCTGCCGATTCCGATCGCGTCGATCCGCAACGGCGACGGCCCTGTCGCGCTCGTGATGGCCGGCAATCACGGCGACGAATATGAAGGGCAGATCATCGTGTCGCAGCTGATGCGCGAGATCGAGCCCGACATGATTAGCGGCCAGCTGATCCTGCTGCCGATGGCGAACTTTCCGGCCGCCGATGCGGGGCTGCGCGTGTCGCCGCTCGACAACGGCAACCTGAACCGCAGCTTTCCCGGCGATCCGGCCGGCACGCCGACGCAGATGATCGCGCATTACATCGAGCACGCGCTGCTGTCGCGCGCGCAATACCTCGTCGACCTGCATTCGGGCGGCAGCTCGCTGCTGTATAGCGGCGGCAACATGCTCGCGATCGATCCGCTCGACGCGGACGAGGCCGCGAAGCTCCACGGGCTGCTCGTCGCGTTCGGGCTTCCGAACGCGCTGCTGCATGGGCCGAACCCCGTGCATTCGGCGTCGGCCGCGCGCCGGCAAGGCGCAATCTCGATCGTCACCGAACTCGGCGGCGCCGGCATGGCGGATCCGTCGCTGATCCGGCTCGGCCGTCACGGGCTGCTGCACTATCTCGGCTATATCGGCCTGCTGCACGGCAAGCTCGTGCCGGATGCGCCACCGACCGTCACGCGCTTTTTGCGGGTCGACGGCGACCGGCATTTCGTCTACGCCTACGAACGCGGGCTCTACGAACCGCTCGTCGAACTCGGCGACCGCGTGACGGCCGGGCAGCCGGCCGCCTGGGTCCACTTCCCCGATACGCCGCTGCGCGAGCCCGTGCTGCATCGGTTCAAAGGCGACGGCGAAGTCGTCTGCAAGCGCGTGCCCGCGCAAGTGCAGCGCGGCGACTGCCTGTTTCAGCTCGCGGAACCCACCGACCCGCCGAGCATCGGCCGATAG
- a CDS encoding type II toxin-antitoxin system MqsA family antitoxin, translating to MKCPACGAATLVRDTRDIPYTYKGESTVIPHITGEFCPACGESVLDVDEATRFGEAVSAFNRQVNATLVDPKFIATVRKKLKLDQREAAEIFGGGVNAFSRYETGKTNPPLALVKLLKILDRHPDLLDEVRAA from the coding sequence ATGAAATGTCCTGCATGCGGTGCTGCCACGCTGGTCCGCGACACGCGCGACATCCCGTACACCTACAAGGGCGAATCGACCGTGATCCCGCACATCACCGGCGAGTTTTGCCCCGCGTGCGGCGAGTCGGTGCTCGACGTCGACGAGGCGACCCGTTTCGGCGAAGCGGTGTCGGCGTTCAACCGGCAGGTGAACGCGACACTCGTCGATCCGAAGTTCATTGCGACGGTACGCAAGAAGCTGAAGCTCGATCAGCGCGAGGCGGCCGAGATTTTCGGCGGCGGCGTCAACGCGTTTTCCCGCTACGAGACCGGCAAGACCAATCCACCGCTGGCGCTCGTGAAGCTGCTGAAGATTCTCGACCGTCATCCCGATCTGCTCGACGAAGTGCGTGCGGCATAA
- a CDS encoding cytochrome c produces MKRTLAHRIARFAGLPALAAACALTLAACGGDAPASTAGSGAPGADQIARGRYLVKAADCAACHTAKDGAPFAGGAKLDSPYGTFYGSNITPDKDHGTGRWSADDFYAALHDGKAPGKRLYPSMPYTSYRQLTRADTDAMYAYLMTIRPVAQANREHELKFPYNLRFGMALWDLAFLKDSLPDASTGQSADWQRGRYLAGALGHCAECHTPRAFTGQLDGAKPFAGAALGRVAAPDITPAGLAARGWTGADLQTFFGVGIAPQGSAFGEMYPVVHLSTQYLTKDDLRALSVYLLGDTPPAPQPVKPVSADAAQLAAGRSVYVAVCAGCHGLSGEGKPHVAVPMAGNSTVRQHDPRNLLVAVLDGIDEQKFAGVENMQAMPGFAGTLGDEEVAQLANYLRATWGGQPASVTPADVKAMR; encoded by the coding sequence ATGAAACGTACACTCGCTCATCGTATCGCGCGCTTCGCCGGCTTGCCTGCGCTCGCCGCGGCGTGCGCACTGACGCTCGCCGCGTGCGGCGGCGACGCTCCGGCGTCGACGGCCGGCTCCGGCGCACCGGGCGCGGACCAGATCGCGCGCGGCCGCTATCTGGTGAAGGCGGCCGACTGCGCCGCATGTCATACCGCGAAGGACGGCGCGCCGTTCGCGGGCGGCGCGAAGCTCGATTCGCCGTACGGCACGTTCTACGGATCGAACATCACGCCCGACAAGGATCACGGGACCGGCCGCTGGAGCGCGGACGACTTCTATGCGGCGCTGCACGACGGCAAGGCGCCCGGCAAGCGGCTCTATCCGTCGATGCCGTACACGTCGTACCGGCAGCTCACGCGCGCGGACACCGACGCGATGTACGCGTACCTGATGACGATCAGGCCGGTCGCGCAGGCCAACCGTGAGCACGAGCTGAAGTTCCCGTACAACCTGCGGTTCGGGATGGCGTTGTGGGACCTTGCGTTCCTGAAGGACAGCCTGCCGGACGCATCGACGGGCCAGTCCGCCGACTGGCAGCGCGGCCGCTATCTGGCCGGCGCGCTCGGCCACTGCGCGGAGTGCCACACGCCGCGCGCGTTCACGGGCCAGCTCGACGGCGCGAAGCCGTTCGCGGGCGCTGCGCTCGGCCGCGTCGCCGCGCCGGACATCACGCCGGCCGGCCTCGCAGCGCGCGGCTGGACCGGTGCCGACCTGCAGACCTTCTTCGGCGTCGGGATCGCGCCGCAAGGCTCGGCGTTCGGCGAGATGTATCCGGTCGTGCACCTGAGCACGCAATACCTGACGAAGGACGACCTGCGCGCGCTGTCGGTCTATCTGCTCGGCGACACGCCGCCCGCGCCGCAGCCCGTGAAGCCGGTATCGGCCGATGCGGCCCAGCTCGCGGCCGGCCGTTCCGTCTATGTCGCCGTGTGCGCGGGCTGTCACGGGCTGAGCGGCGAGGGCAAGCCGCACGTCGCGGTGCCGATGGCCGGCAACTCGACCGTGCGTCAGCACGATCCGCGCAACCTGCTCGTCGCGGTGCTCGACGGCATCGACGAACAGAAGTTCGCCGGCGTCGAGAACATGCAGGCGATGCCGGGCTTCGCCGGCACGCTCGGCGACGAGGAAGTCGCACAGCTCGCGAACTATCTGCGCGCGACATGGGGCGGCCAGCCGGCCAGCGTCACGCCGGCCGACGTCAAGGCGATGCGCTGA
- a CDS encoding (2Fe-2S)-binding protein yields MTTAQTAASGASAAAAATGASAPNAASAAPAAAAVERPLVRFQQKPLSVNINGKAVGPMQVPEGLMMIEFLHEYAGLTGSRLGCGQGICHACVVILDKPDGTSEEVRTCITGAHFFHGRAIRTVEGHAKRNEAGEVVELSPIQQKFLEHFSFQCGYCTPGFVNAATVLIERLKREPVAKADVERTITEALNAHLCRCTGYVRYYEAVKDVVMTTPGLVKDAA; encoded by the coding sequence ATGACGACCGCCCAAACCGCCGCGTCGGGCGCGAGCGCCGCCGCGGCAGCGACCGGCGCGTCCGCGCCGAACGCGGCTTCGGCCGCACCCGCTGCGGCCGCCGTCGAGCGTCCGCTGGTCCGCTTCCAGCAGAAGCCGCTGTCGGTCAACATCAACGGCAAGGCCGTCGGCCCGATGCAGGTGCCGGAAGGGCTGATGATGATCGAGTTCCTGCACGAGTATGCGGGGCTCACGGGCTCGCGGCTCGGCTGCGGGCAGGGGATCTGCCACGCGTGCGTGGTGATTCTCGACAAGCCGGACGGCACGAGCGAGGAAGTGCGCACCTGCATCACCGGCGCGCATTTCTTCCACGGGCGCGCGATCCGCACGGTCGAAGGCCATGCGAAGCGCAACGAAGCCGGCGAAGTGGTCGAGCTGTCGCCGATCCAGCAGAAGTTCCTCGAGCACTTCAGCTTCCAGTGCGGCTACTGCACGCCCGGCTTCGTGAACGCGGCGACGGTGCTGATCGAGCGGCTGAAGCGCGAGCCGGTCGCGAAGGCCGACGTCGAGCGCACGATCACCGAGGCGCTGAACGCGCATCTGTGCCGCTGCACGGGCTACGTCCGCTACTACGAAGCCGTGAAGGACGTCGTGATGACGACGCCGGGACTCGTGAAGGACGCCGCATGA
- a CDS encoding LLM class flavin-dependent oxidoreductase → MSYSLSLLDKSPIADGGSAADALRFTTTLARRAEQLGYARFWVAEHHGAPGFASSAPEIVVAHLLAQTSRIRVGSGGVMLQHYSPFKVAETFRLLAALAPGRVDLGIGKAPGGLPLTTRALQWYHDKAAKPDFAGQLAALDAFLGWGVDEDHALAGAIALPEPPQPPQRILLGGSPDSGALAARHGWHFCYAGHFNGDEANLERSLEAYRSAGGTKPLVALYAVAAETRDAAERLTGSLKIFRLRLASGQSFNLASAQAAAEFARQSGASDYRIDELRPAVLADTPERVHRALDALSRRLGVDEFVIDAPTADHAARLASVEWLGGVQTTTPAHIARAATHGAPSLDRDTPHP, encoded by the coding sequence ATGTCCTATTCGCTTTCGCTGCTCGACAAAAGCCCGATCGCCGACGGCGGCAGCGCCGCCGACGCGCTGCGCTTCACGACGACGCTCGCGCGGCGCGCCGAGCAGCTCGGCTACGCGCGGTTCTGGGTCGCCGAGCATCACGGCGCGCCGGGCTTCGCGAGCTCGGCACCGGAGATCGTCGTCGCCCACCTGCTCGCGCAGACGTCGCGCATCCGCGTCGGTTCGGGCGGCGTGATGCTGCAGCACTACAGTCCGTTCAAGGTCGCCGAGACGTTCCGGCTGCTCGCGGCCCTCGCACCCGGCCGCGTCGATCTCGGCATCGGCAAGGCGCCGGGCGGACTGCCGCTGACCACGCGCGCGCTGCAGTGGTATCACGACAAGGCCGCGAAACCCGACTTCGCGGGCCAGCTCGCCGCGCTCGACGCGTTTCTCGGCTGGGGCGTCGACGAGGATCACGCACTCGCGGGCGCGATCGCGCTGCCCGAACCGCCGCAGCCGCCGCAGCGCATCCTGCTCGGCGGATCGCCGGACAGCGGCGCGCTCGCCGCACGCCACGGCTGGCACTTCTGCTATGCCGGCCATTTCAACGGCGACGAGGCGAACCTCGAACGCTCGCTCGAGGCCTACCGAAGCGCAGGCGGCACGAAGCCGCTCGTCGCGCTGTACGCGGTCGCGGCCGAGACGCGCGATGCGGCCGAGCGGCTGACCGGGTCGCTGAAGATCTTCCGGCTGCGGCTCGCGAGCGGTCAGAGCTTCAACCTCGCGAGCGCGCAGGCGGCCGCCGAATTCGCGCGGCAAAGCGGCGCGTCCGACTACCGCATCGACGAACTGCGCCCCGCCGTGCTCGCCGATACGCCCGAGCGCGTGCATCGCGCGCTCGACGCGCTGAGCCGGCGGCTCGGCGTCGACGAGTTCGTGATCGATGCGCCGACCGCCGACCATGCGGCGCGACTCGCGTCGGTCGAATGGCTCGGCGGCGTGCAGACGACCACGCCCGCGCACATCGCACGCGCCGCGACGCACGGCGCCCCTTCCCTCGACCGCGACACGCCACACCCATGA
- a CDS encoding GNAT family N-acetyltransferase, with protein MATTDRIIDTTPLDARAQPLIDALIDEYATRYDAYRPDSRASAREELARYPAELFAPPEGAFVLLLRNGETIGGGAFKRYDAQTAELKRIWTRADQRRQGLARRIVDALEQRARRQGYRRVYLTTGFRQPEAWALYDRAGYARLFDASIDPEVLFHLRFGKDLVDPARTSTLADLWAPAPEAALPR; from the coding sequence ATGGCCACGACCGACCGCATCATCGACACGACCCCGCTCGACGCGCGTGCCCAGCCGCTGATCGACGCGCTGATCGACGAATACGCCACGCGCTACGACGCGTACCGACCCGACAGCCGCGCGTCCGCGCGCGAAGAACTCGCACGCTATCCGGCCGAGCTGTTCGCGCCGCCCGAAGGCGCGTTCGTGCTGCTGCTGCGCAACGGCGAGACGATCGGCGGCGGCGCATTCAAGCGCTACGACGCACAGACGGCCGAACTCAAACGCATCTGGACGCGCGCCGACCAGCGCCGCCAAGGGCTCGCGCGCCGCATCGTCGACGCGCTCGAGCAGCGCGCGCGCCGGCAAGGCTATCGCCGCGTGTATCTGACGACCGGCTTTCGTCAGCCCGAAGCGTGGGCGCTGTACGACCGCGCGGGTTATGCGCGTCTGTTCGATGCATCGATCGATCCCGAAGTGCTTTTCCATCTGCGCTTCGGCAAGGATCTCGTCGATCCCGCGCGCACGTCGACGCTCGCCGATCTGTGGGCGCCCGCGCCCGAAGCGGCCCTGCCGCGCTGA